One part of the Sporosarcina ureae genome encodes these proteins:
- a CDS encoding magnesium transporter CorA family protein, whose translation MMEPVLAYNNWTWVRIDAATQQEINASPDIPLASKRWAISLNERQNSNLEMDGTEEGKESMWGSVVYSQNVEVRSEKTILHYYLTKDTLLTSGIDTAFFTGAAQQQVLKYMDKAEDAIEGFMVLIGEITNVFLQEIDSFEDRMHDLLWSVKAKNDEPVFEQIMDNRFEILVWKNLVIPFMEISEATVEAFGDDIMEGDFYKRTCRRIRRCRQTIREYNEEIGQLVDLESIISSYRGNEIVKTLTVITMLFTPVAAWGALWGMNFRFMPELDWKYGYVGAILVIVLSTWGLYYYLRKKHWIGSVLNSSKDKNF comes from the coding sequence ATGATGGAACCTGTACTTGCGTATAATAATTGGACATGGGTCCGCATTGATGCAGCCACTCAACAGGAGATTAACGCGTCACCGGATATCCCACTTGCCAGCAAACGCTGGGCCATATCGTTGAACGAACGTCAAAATAGCAATCTAGAAATGGACGGAACTGAAGAGGGAAAGGAATCGATGTGGGGCTCCGTTGTCTATTCCCAGAACGTTGAAGTCCGCAGCGAAAAGACCATCCTTCATTATTACCTTACAAAAGATACCCTTCTAACGTCCGGGATCGATACAGCGTTCTTCACAGGCGCTGCCCAACAGCAAGTACTGAAATACATGGACAAAGCAGAAGATGCCATCGAAGGATTCATGGTGCTCATCGGAGAAATCACAAACGTATTTCTACAAGAAATCGATAGCTTTGAAGACCGGATGCATGATTTACTGTGGAGCGTCAAAGCGAAGAATGATGAGCCGGTCTTTGAACAGATTATGGACAATCGGTTCGAAATTCTAGTTTGGAAAAACCTCGTCATTCCGTTCATGGAAATTTCAGAAGCCACAGTGGAAGCATTCGGAGACGACATCATGGAAGGGGATTTCTACAAGCGAACGTGTCGGCGTATCCGACGATGCCGCCAGACGATCCGAGAATACAACGAAGAAATAGGCCAACTGGTCGATCTTGAATCGATCATCTCCTCCTATCGAGGCAATGAAATCGTCAAAACATTGACCGTCATCACGATGCTTTTCACACCGGTAGCCGCTTGGGGTGCCCTATGGGGAATGAACTTCAGATTCATGCCCGAACTCGATTGGAAATATGGCTATGTAGGAGCAATTCTCGTCATCGTTCTGTCTACGTGGGGGTTGTATTACTACTTACGAAAGAAACATTGGATCGGTAGCGTATTGAACAGCTCGAAGGATAAGAATTTTTAG
- a CDS encoding DUF7225 domain-containing protein, whose translation MKIYDQMKQVLEGREGDIITAGDLKRELQLMHGTNPSSVIPSDFCYNRFNNGITFTKHLFVYLTKSTYKYIGEYAKYTGMIFHKSKSTQEEVVIGEWKDGVKTLYPADLQNRDTISPEQIKNLYEEYIRVLRFELQVLSCQPTELRHLIGRIGELYCAMMTDGQLARETNQHGFDVVSQGRLISVKTTAQQSNSFIVFNKNTFEKFDDVFVVQYRDDDFHILYYGSKTLVEDIARTYKNMYEVDLEKLKKLDWGKDYKRMMSTI comes from the coding sequence TTGAAAATTTATGACCAGATGAAGCAAGTGCTGGAAGGAAGAGAAGGGGATATTATTACCGCGGGTGATTTGAAGCGCGAACTTCAATTAATGCATGGTACAAATCCAAGTAGCGTAATTCCATCAGATTTTTGCTATAACCGCTTTAATAATGGCATTACATTTACTAAACATCTATTCGTGTACCTAACGAAAAGTACGTATAAGTACATTGGAGAATATGCCAAATACACAGGAATGATTTTCCACAAGTCAAAAAGCACGCAGGAAGAAGTAGTGATTGGGGAATGGAAGGATGGGGTGAAAACACTCTATCCAGCAGACTTGCAGAATCGCGATACGATTAGTCCCGAACAGATTAAGAATTTGTATGAAGAATATATTCGTGTATTACGTTTTGAGTTACAAGTTTTGTCGTGCCAACCAACAGAATTGCGCCATCTGATTGGAAGGATTGGCGAATTGTATTGTGCCATGATGACGGACGGACAACTCGCCCGTGAAACGAATCAACATGGCTTCGACGTAGTGAGCCAAGGGCGGTTGATTAGCGTCAAAACGACTGCTCAACAAAGTAATAGCTTTATAGTATTTAATAAGAATACGTTCGAGAAGTTCGACGACGTATTTGTTGTCCAATACCGCGATGATGACTTTCACATTCTGTACTATGGATCAAAAACGCTAGTCGAAGACATTGCGCGTACGTATAAAAATATGTATGAAGTGGATTTAGAGAAATTGAAGAAGTTAGATTGGGGGAAAGACTACAAAAGGATGATGAGTA